One Meles meles chromosome 11, mMelMel3.1 paternal haplotype, whole genome shotgun sequence DNA segment encodes these proteins:
- the LOC123953163 gene encoding 60S ribosomal protein L21-like, translating to MTNTKGRRRGTRYMFSRPFRKHGVVPLATYMRIYKKGDIVDIKGMGTVQKGMPHKCYHGKTGRVYNVTQHAVGIVVNKQVKGKILAKRINVRIEHIKHSKSRDSFLKRVKENDQKKKEAKEKGTWVQLKRQPAPPREAHFVRSNGKEPELLEPIPYEFMA from the coding sequence ATGACCAAcacaaagggaaggaggaggggtaCCCGTTACATGTTCTCTAGGCCTTTCAGAAAACATGGAGTTGTTCCTTTGGCCACGTACATGCGAATCTACAAGAAAGGTGATATTGTGGACATCAAGGGAATGGGCACTGTTCAAAAGGGAATGCCCCACAAATGTTACCATGGCAAAACTGGAAGAGTCTACAATGTTACTCAGCATGCTGTTGGCATTGTTGTCAACAAACAAGTTAAGGGCAAGATTCTTGCCAAGAGAATTAATGTACGCATTGAGCATATTAAACATTCAAAGAGCCGAGATAGCTTCCTGAAGCGtgtaaaggaaaatgatcagaaaaagaaggaagccaaagagaaaggtACTTGGGTTCAACTGAAGCGTCAGCCTGCTCCACCCAGAGAAGCACATTTTGTGAGAAGCAATGGAAAGGAGCCCGAACTGCTGGAACCCATTCCCTATGAATTCATGGcatga